The Astatotilapia calliptera chromosome 4, fAstCal1.2, whole genome shotgun sequence genome segment GAGAGTGGTGTGTCACACTGGATACGTGGGACTATAGACACACTGTTCATTTGGAACATTTTATAGCTCTTTTTCTGAAATTATCAGTTCTCAGTATCATACAACACACTCTTTCACTGATTTTGTGTCTCACTGAGACCTATATCTCCACAAATTTGGGATATTTTGCAGGCAATAGTTATGGTACTTATGTCCACTAAGCAATTTAAGCTAAATCATTCACAGGTGCATGAGGTCAACTTTAATTCTGAgaaattcacgtcggcagtaatgacacccggttacacCAAtcagaggtcactaaaatcaatattgaatcgatgtgcaactttgccaaaacaatgtgggactctgtagttttctctggtcccctccccaatcagaccaggagtgacatgtttagccgcatgttctccttaaattgctggctgtctgagtggtgtcccagaaacgatgtgggcttcatagataattggcaaaccttctggaggaaacctggtcttgttaggagagacggcatccatcccactttggatggagcagctctcatttctagaaatatggacaaatttattaaaccccccaaaatatgactatccagagttgggaccaggaagcagagttgcagtcttacacgcctctctgcagcttctctcctcctgctacccccccaaaaacccatctccatagagactgtgtcagctcccaaacagacaaaaaacacaagaagtttaaatatttattgactatttattgggaattttaaaatcagttggtggccttgtttcagatcctgcacagctgctcctcgtcaaggaatgtggtggttgtctgtcaggagagaagaatgGTGATTGAGATTGTGATTAAGGTTTACCAGTAAGGAAAACTAATGCAAGTGTGTGTGAAATCTAGGAATAAAAGTGGTGCAAATAAGTGTAAGATAATGATTACTCACCtttcttgcctgtgtcctcctcaaggtgtttgggcaaatgtttccccgggggtccagacaccatttaaaggttccgggagagaccattggtaaagagagtgtggtgaatcttgttgtgcttgggtttctgggtttttataatattgggtttggtgtaacattaaagtgtgaaatatttattaactcattcactgccagccattttcaaatcaggtaactccccactgccagggtttttgagcatttttactcatttttgaagagccacagaaaactgtgtgttatgatcatataaacgctgaacctaccaaaatgaagaacagactctcttctgtcatccaaaaaaaaagcttgtttctaccattttccattctttagtaatcagctgtagaagtgaggtgggttccaccaaaaatgcctgttttgaccaaaaaaagggagaaaacgagctttttgtgaaaaataaatttcaagcagaaaagtgcctttgacactaatatttcttgctttgtgacgaggttgtattctagcccctcccattgaaaaacgtaattgacgtctatagacgtcaatggcagtgaatgagttaatatgtaaatgtgaaaatgtatttatgtatttatttattctaattaatatattgtatactgtggtggaaggttgggatttatgaatttacctgagagtggaataatggttaagtctgtgacagctgaacatatgtaaggctgccagttgtcattagaggatggatttttgtgctgtgaagaagctcGACAAATTaattgttgtaaggagagctgtataggaaataaatgctttttttgttcCACTACGCTTGCCTTGGTccatctcactgtgtttccagccgCTAAGGGCCGCCCTGTtacagttagaaatatcctgtctcagagtgacgctgaaaaactagttcatgcatttattacttccaggctggacgactgtaattcattattatcaggaagtcctaaaaactccctgaaaagccttcagctgatccaaaatgctgcagcaagagtcctgacagggactagaaagagagagcagatttctcctgttttggcttcctgttaaatccaggattcaaaatcctgctcctcacatacaaggtcttaaataatcaggccccatcttatcttaatgaccttgtagtaccatatcaccctattagagcacttcgctctcgctctgcaggcctacttgttgttcctagagtatttaaaagtagaatgggaggcagagccttcagttttcaggcccctcttctgtggaaccagcttccagtttggattcaggagacagacactatctctacttttaagattaggcttcaaactttcctttttgctaaagcatatagttagggctggaccaggtgaccctgaatcctcccttagttatgctgcaatagacgtaggctgccgggggattcccatgatgcattgagtttttcctttccagtcacctttctcactcactatgtgttaacagacctctctgcattgaatcatatctgttattaatctctgtctctcttccacagcatgtctttatcctgtcttccttctctcaccccaaccaatcacagcagatggccccgcccctccctgagcctggttctgtcggaggtttcttcctgttaaaagggagtttttccttcccactgtcgccaaagtgctgctcatagggggtcatatgattgttgggtttttctctgtatctatgaagcgccttgaggcaacttttgttgtgatttggcgctatataaataaaactgaactgaatagaAATGAGTTTCTTGTCATGTTGGAAGTTTTAAATATCTCTCTGGGTTCTCTTTGCTtgccctcctctctcctcctttgtGACTATGCAATTTAATTATAGTTACCGCCAATTTAAGAGCAGGTACGCTAACATAAACATTACTATACAGATATTAACATAAACAAAGAATCAATGTGACGCACTAACTGTAAAGCTTACGTCTCACCTCCAGGGGGCAGTGCTTTGGATATTCtgcatttaactttattttctgcgaaatgctttcacatttttttaaatctcagtttccattttcttctgtcCTCCTGTTTTGCTGTTCGTGATGAGGATCTGATGTCCTCGTGCTGgcgttgttcccacatcatcataataaatgttgttccaggttcaacattgcaagtgaccagtcacattgttgtgacgtcatacttctGCAAGCCAAGCgattcattcatttatgaaaTTTGAATTTTGCCAGGACAACatgtataatgcttaccgtttgttttttaagactttttttccgaagtcgcaaaagtatgacgtcacaacaatgtgactgGTCACTTGCAacgttgaacctggaacaacatttattaagatgatgtgggaacaacgcCAGCACGAGGACATCAGATCGTGCCTTCTTCTTGGTGCAGTCTTGGCAGACAATATAAGCGCTACTCCCCCAATAGCTTCCTGtagtgtactgcagttacaaaaatacatttacgTGGTATTAGTCTAGTGTTGACaataaaattcacatttttgtaGTCGACATCATCGATTATGATCATTGCAGACCTACTGTAGACTACTATACTGTTTTGCTCCTCtggcacacaaactgaaatcagctgactgTAGAACTCATATCAGAATTGATAGGCAAGCTGAATAACAACTCAAAGGACCTGAACTACCAGGAACTgcttctgtagaaaactggttcTCAGTTCCCATCCCTACTAATGATGCTAAAATAACAATGAAATCACTAAAACAATAACGACTGCTTTAGATTCTCAGACGTCCTGGAAACTGAAACCAACTCACCTTGACAGCAAGCCTGCCGGCTACATAGATGAGCACAGCGATTCTCTCCCAGGTGATGCCGTCCTCAAACACTTTGTCTGCCACTCGTCTGAAGTTCTCTGACTTGGAGCCAGAGCCAGAAGCCACACCATCTATCACACTGCAACAGAACAGCCACAATGTAAGCAACCTGTTTTTGAAAACACGTAGAGCCCTTAAAATTGCATTCTGACTGACAGACGTTTCTAGTTTATGACAGAGACATGAAACACTTGTCTGCACACCACAACTTCCATCAGCAGGGCGTCTACTTATCTCTACTTAATCAAACTGTACGCTGTAAATGCTTATTGAGCCAACATTAATCTGCTGCATTCATCCAATAATCTACAGTATTTTTGTACTAAAGCAGTCTCCTAACATGAGATCTGAGGATGAAAAGCTCACTCTTGAAACTCTTGGTCATGCTGCACTCTGTCACCGACGATACGTATCATTTTGCTCAGCTGCTTGACCAGCTTCTCCTCCTGCTCAGTCTTCCCCTCCACAGCCAGTGGAGTGAGAGGCGGGACATCCTCTGAGGGCACATCCTTCAGCTCTTCCTCTATGACTCTGTTAGAGAACACACAATTAGGTACCCGTGACCCTAACTCTGAGCTTAACATGGCTTCTTAGACTAATATTAGCTAAACAGTGTTCCCACTCAGAATCATTAAGGTTTTTGACACTTTATATTACACATTTACTGTGGAAAGAAACGGTTAAAGTGCATTTTGTAAGGACAACGCTGGCaagcacaacaaaacaaaaacacatgacatccctttcctattggtggaaaaatgtaccatgttaaccaataaaaaaataatatggcAACTTGTGACATTTGATTGTTTAGGAAGAGGAGAAAGTTTATAAGTGATGGTGGCGAGGGAGAGTAAGCGAGCGATATCCATAGCAAGTTTTGAGACGAGAGAGATTTGTGGCGTTTAGTGTGTTTAGAGTGTAGTTAGTGGGTTgtgctgtcttgtgtagttagtgtgtactgtagttattgttttgtgtgtcaaaaCGATGAGGGCACTGCTGAATGTCACAGCTGCTGCCAAAAAGTCACCAAAGGCAGACGGTGATGTAAACGCTGTCTGCAGGTGGAACACaggttagggctgctcaattaatcgaatttgaatcacgattacgatctgggctttcaacgatcattaaaaatgactgagccgattattagcccctccctcgtgctttactctcgcgctgctccgtgtggcaaatcgagagcacctctctgcatttcgaacatgcatcacaacaattaagaggacccgagggaagctcggaaagctaagcagaagttatttggagaggagagtgactgctgttggttgaaaagcggtaaaaaaacttcagtggtgtggaaacattatgggttcagtcagacgtggatcaagtagacacagtgtgtaaactttgctacagtgtagctgcaccacagagcaacactgcaaagctcactaaacatagatgtttacatttttcattgatttttatattgcaaacatttgcactgttatcagtatttgcacactattttatatttttgacaatctttagagtcattattcaacacgttgttattgttaaataaatatcgttaaataatcgagatctcaatgtcagtgaaaataatcgtggttatcatttttgccataatcgagcagggGGAGTGTTTTTCAGGCCTGCTGGTTTTAGGCCTGTGATATGGAAACTAGGAACACTCCTCTGACCCATGCCTCCCCCAGTCCACTAAATATCAAATCCCCCCACCACGATGTCCTTAATCTGCCTTACTAGAAATACTGAGATCAATTTCAGTAAAGGTTACATTTGTATCCTCTAAGCAGAATGCCAAAGACTGCgtggtcaaatgtttgttcACGTCAGACgtatttcccctctttgttgtCTTCAGTGTTAGCGTCATTactaaaaaaacattattacacATCTTACA includes the following:
- the LOC113021474 gene encoding bcl-2 homologous antagonist/killer-like isoform X2 is translated as MACAVNGMSDERIGEALIKEVIEEELKDVPSEDVPPLTPLAVEGKTEQEEKLVKQLSKMIRIVGDRVQHDQEFQDVIDGVASGSGSKSENFRRVADKVFEDGITWERIAVLIYVAGRLAVKYTTGSYWGSSAYIVCQDCTKKKARGHQILITNSKTGGQKKMETEI